One genomic region from Terriglobus aquaticus encodes:
- the obgE gene encoding GTPase ObgE, producing MFIDEAKIRVKAGDGGNGCMAFRREKFVPRGGPSGGDGGHGGDILMRSSERHNTLVHFRFNPEYKSDRGTHGLGSNMSGKSGEHLTLNVPVGTVLYDDDTGELIHDFERPDEEICIARGGRGGRGNQHFATSTHQAPREHELGRPGEERHFRLELKLLADVGLVGYPNVGKSTLISRLSAARPKIANYAFTTLEPNLGVVKIGDFPHERSFVIADMPGLIEGASQGAGLGIQFLRHIERTGVLVHLVDVSDGSGREDPVQDFKTISAELADFGHGLEDKPVIVVAAKMDAANPDKLKKLQTYAKRRKLPFFAISGVTGEGLDPLKYAIADAVEQRRAEQPVVVSEAPAKPKKHKSPYAPPLASAKRGV from the coding sequence ATGTTTATTGATGAGGCGAAAATCCGGGTCAAGGCGGGCGACGGTGGCAACGGCTGCATGGCGTTCCGCCGCGAAAAGTTCGTGCCCCGTGGTGGCCCGTCTGGCGGTGACGGAGGTCACGGCGGCGACATACTGATGCGTTCGTCCGAGCGGCACAACACGCTTGTGCACTTTCGCTTTAATCCGGAGTACAAGTCAGACCGCGGCACGCATGGTCTGGGCTCGAACATGAGCGGCAAGAGCGGCGAACACCTAACGCTCAACGTGCCCGTGGGAACCGTACTCTACGACGACGATACCGGCGAGCTGATCCACGACTTTGAGCGCCCCGATGAAGAGATCTGCATCGCGCGCGGCGGTCGCGGAGGCCGCGGTAACCAGCATTTCGCCACTAGCACCCACCAGGCACCGCGCGAGCACGAGCTGGGCCGCCCCGGCGAAGAGCGCCACTTTCGGCTTGAACTGAAGCTGCTCGCCGACGTGGGCCTGGTCGGTTATCCGAACGTCGGCAAGTCCACGCTCATCTCACGCCTGAGCGCCGCGCGGCCCAAGATCGCGAACTACGCCTTCACGACTCTGGAACCGAACCTGGGTGTCGTGAAGATCGGCGATTTTCCGCACGAGCGCTCGTTCGTGATTGCGGATATGCCCGGCCTGATCGAGGGTGCAAGTCAGGGCGCCGGGCTCGGCATCCAGTTCTTGCGCCACATCGAGCGCACCGGAGTGCTGGTGCACCTGGTGGATGTTTCCGACGGCAGCGGCCGTGAGGATCCGGTCCAAGACTTCAAAACCATCTCTGCTGAATTGGCAGACTTCGGTCATGGTCTGGAAGACAAGCCCGTCATTGTCGTTGCGGCCAAGATGGATGCCGCAAACCCGGACAAGCTGAAGAAGCTGCAGACCTATGCCAAGCGCCGCAAGCTGCCCTTCTTTGCCATCAGCGGCGTGACCGGCGAGGGTCTGGACCCGCTGAAGTACGCCATTGCCGATGCAGTGGAACAACGCCGCGCCGAGCAGCCGGTCGTTGTCTCCGAGGCGCCGGCCAAGCCGAAGAAGCACAAGTCGCCGTATGCTCCACCGCTGGCCAGCGCCAAGCGAGGCGTGTAA
- a CDS encoding carboxypeptidase regulatory-like domain-containing protein, whose translation MTQKMSMRSLALAAVLAVATGATALAQNTTQGGLAGTVFDPTGAAVPNATIRIHDEGTNADLTITAGASGEFKAPLLNPGTYTVTIAAPGFQEQRTTGVVVQVQQVTELNPHLTTGSESSTVDVTADLPAINFESPEFGGHLSNREIENIPINNRRWSTLALTTPGVTIDSNGFGLLQFRAIAPTLNNVQIDGADDNQAFFSEERGRTRAGYSTSQAMVREFQVNTGVYSAEFGRAVGGVVNSVTKTGTNQLHGEAYFYRRDDELGAFNPYTTLSVPNSNGVGVRVIPFKPKDKRNQYGFEVGGPLIKDRLFFTYAFDVFDRQFPGVAKANNAVQFFDNADAALPTGATCNLTTGAATGLPSGTGLNGQGVTTTYQSSTDAAACLLAARLNSRAAGNTYATAAAAYNAQLAALNTDLGTVPRYGHQNINTPKLNWQITPKHNLSVLYHRLRWDSPGGVQTQSSLTDAVDYFGTDFVKLDYGLAKLDSVITNNMANELRYQYGRELNDEGQQPLSSYSKQFLQNPATGNVGQYSIFSSLGFALGSPYYSYRKAYPDERKWQVGDTLSINIGKHNIRVGEDIVHNYDLQNAPNQINGAFTYSTSIINYVSDVLAPGHAGTCNTGLTGVGNLPCYNSYLQSFGPYTFDFSTMDYGFFVQDDWKIAPRLTLNLGARYDFESIPKPFAALNNTTLAPQTAGHPDDKNNISPRIGFAWDPYGQGKTVVRGGMGFYYGRIANSVLLSALTQTGSANGAYNISYSNQTSAAPLFQGQVASASPTAGGNIVYLDNHFQNPVTYQADLTVQQDLGRRNVLSLAYLGSAGRELPNFINVNQNPNAFYTETYTVQPSANGGCNLLACGSQIQTRVYAGRQYAATGNAPALNSIGLNPTYGSVTQVSSNINSSYHALSFDITNRSLHWATFDANYTWAHALDFSQGSFTGTSINNWLDPFGNQRLNYGTSSYDVHQRVVGWAIFNIPGIENDKSALAYLTNGWSIKPLIQAQTGLPYSATVSGTTPNQCTNNTATNAASRFCDGTLAPTTATNSGLLGTSITYIPQIGRNTFRYPRLVNVDVRLQKDFRIKEGKAFSLYIESFNLANHQNVTGVNGGAFTISSPAASAGAANGTANLVSTTNFGTVSNTNSNYAFSPRQFQIAGRFTF comes from the coding sequence ATGACGCAGAAGATGAGCATGCGCAGCCTCGCCCTAGCGGCGGTACTGGCTGTGGCCACCGGCGCAACGGCGCTGGCGCAGAACACGACCCAGGGCGGCCTCGCCGGAACCGTGTTCGATCCGACCGGCGCTGCCGTGCCGAACGCAACCATTCGGATTCACGATGAAGGTACCAATGCGGACCTGACCATCACGGCCGGAGCCAGCGGCGAGTTCAAGGCGCCGCTCTTGAATCCCGGCACCTACACGGTCACGATTGCCGCTCCGGGCTTTCAGGAGCAGCGCACCACGGGCGTCGTGGTCCAGGTGCAGCAGGTGACGGAACTGAATCCGCACCTGACCACCGGCTCCGAAAGCAGCACGGTCGACGTCACGGCCGACCTGCCCGCGATCAACTTCGAATCGCCCGAGTTCGGCGGTCACCTGAGCAACCGTGAGATCGAGAACATTCCGATCAACAACCGCCGCTGGTCCACGTTGGCACTGACCACCCCGGGCGTCACGATCGATTCCAACGGCTTCGGCCTGCTCCAGTTCCGTGCGATCGCGCCCACCCTGAACAACGTGCAGATCGACGGCGCAGACGATAACCAGGCCTTCTTCTCAGAAGAGCGCGGACGTACACGTGCCGGCTACTCCACGTCGCAGGCTATGGTGCGCGAGTTCCAGGTGAACACCGGCGTGTACTCGGCAGAGTTCGGCCGCGCCGTAGGCGGCGTGGTGAACTCAGTAACGAAGACGGGCACCAACCAACTGCACGGTGAGGCGTACTTCTATCGACGCGATGACGAGCTGGGTGCCTTCAACCCGTACACCACCCTCAGCGTGCCGAACTCAAACGGCGTTGGCGTGCGCGTCATTCCGTTCAAGCCCAAGGACAAGCGCAACCAGTACGGCTTTGAAGTGGGTGGTCCGCTCATCAAGGATCGCCTCTTCTTCACATACGCCTTTGACGTATTCGATCGGCAGTTCCCCGGCGTCGCAAAGGCCAACAATGCCGTTCAGTTCTTTGACAACGCCGACGCGGCGCTGCCGACGGGTGCCACGTGCAACCTGACCACGGGTGCAGCCACGGGCCTGCCGAGCGGTACCGGCCTGAACGGGCAGGGCGTGACAACGACCTACCAGTCCTCGACCGACGCTGCGGCCTGTTTGCTGGCTGCGCGCCTGAACTCCCGCGCCGCGGGCAACACGTATGCCACTGCAGCCGCGGCCTATAACGCGCAGCTTGCGGCCCTGAACACCGATCTCGGAACGGTGCCGCGGTATGGCCACCAGAACATCAACACGCCCAAGCTCAACTGGCAGATCACTCCCAAGCACAACCTGAGCGTGCTGTATCACCGCCTGCGCTGGGATTCGCCGGGTGGCGTGCAGACGCAGTCCAGCCTCACCGATGCGGTCGACTACTTCGGCACGGACTTCGTGAAGCTGGACTACGGCCTGGCCAAGCTGGACTCGGTCATCACGAACAACATGGCCAACGAGCTGCGCTACCAGTACGGCCGCGAGTTGAACGATGAAGGCCAGCAGCCGCTGTCCAGCTACAGCAAGCAATTCCTGCAGAACCCGGCTACTGGCAATGTGGGGCAGTACAGCATCTTCTCGTCGCTGGGTTTTGCGCTGGGATCGCCGTACTACTCCTATCGCAAGGCATATCCGGACGAGCGCAAGTGGCAGGTGGGCGACACGCTGTCGATCAACATCGGCAAGCACAACATTCGCGTGGGCGAGGACATCGTCCACAACTACGATCTGCAGAACGCACCCAACCAGATCAACGGCGCGTTCACCTACAGCACAAGCATCATCAACTACGTTTCGGATGTGTTGGCGCCGGGGCACGCCGGTACCTGCAATACGGGCCTGACGGGCGTGGGCAATCTGCCCTGCTACAACAGCTACCTGCAAAGCTTTGGGCCGTACACCTTCGACTTCTCAACGATGGACTACGGCTTCTTTGTGCAGGACGACTGGAAGATTGCGCCGCGCCTCACGCTGAACCTCGGCGCGCGGTACGACTTTGAGTCGATTCCGAAGCCGTTTGCGGCGCTGAACAACACCACGCTGGCGCCGCAGACCGCGGGTCACCCAGACGATAAGAACAACATCTCGCCGCGCATTGGCTTTGCGTGGGATCCGTATGGCCAAGGAAAGACGGTCGTCCGCGGCGGCATGGGTTTCTACTACGGCCGTATCGCCAACTCGGTTCTGCTGAGCGCGCTGACGCAGACGGGGTCGGCAAACGGTGCCTACAACATCAGCTACTCGAATCAGACATCCGCCGCTCCCCTGTTCCAGGGACAGGTCGCCTCAGCCAGCCCCACCGCCGGTGGCAACATCGTGTACCTGGATAACCACTTCCAGAACCCGGTCACCTACCAGGCGGACCTGACGGTGCAGCAGGACCTGGGCCGCCGCAACGTGCTGAGCCTGGCCTACCTGGGATCGGCGGGTCGCGAGCTGCCGAACTTCATCAACGTGAACCAGAACCCGAACGCCTTCTACACCGAAACCTACACGGTGCAGCCGAGCGCAAACGGCGGCTGCAACCTGCTCGCCTGCGGATCACAGATCCAGACCCGCGTATACGCCGGGCGGCAGTACGCTGCTACGGGGAATGCACCGGCGCTGAACTCCATCGGTCTGAATCCGACGTACGGCTCCGTGACGCAGGTGAGCAGCAACATCAACTCCAGCTATCACGCGCTTTCGTTCGACATCACCAACCGCTCGCTGCACTGGGCGACGTTTGACGCGAACTACACGTGGGCGCACGCGCTGGACTTCTCGCAGGGCTCGTTCACGGGCACGTCGATCAACAACTGGCTGGATCCATTCGGCAATCAGCGCCTCAACTATGGCACGTCGAGCTACGACGTGCACCAGCGTGTGGTGGGATGGGCGATCTTCAACATCCCGGGCATCGAGAACGATAAGAGCGCCCTGGCCTACCTGACCAACGGCTGGTCCATTAAGCCGCTGATCCAGGCGCAGACCGGTCTGCCGTACTCCGCAACAGTCAGCGGAACTACACCGAACCAGTGCACCAACAACACGGCGACCAACGCTGCTTCACGCTTCTGCGACGGCACGCTGGCTCCGACCACCGCGACCAACTCCGGCCTTCTGGGAACCAGCATTACGTACATTCCGCAGATCGGTCGCAACACCTTCCGCTACCCGCGCCTTGTGAACGTGGATGTGCGTCTGCAGAAGGACTTCCGCATCAAGGAAGGCAAGGCGTTCTCGCTGTACATCGAGAGCTTCAACCTGGCCAACCACCAGAACGTAACCGGTGTGAATGGTGGCGCGTTCACCATCTCGTCGCCTGCCGCGTCAGCTGGTGCTGCCAACGGCACGGCCAACCTGGTCAGCACCACCAACTTCGGCACGGTCAGCAACACCAACAGCAACTACGCATTCAGCCCGCGGCAGTTCCAGATCGCAGGCCGGTTCACCTTCTAA
- a CDS encoding alpha-amylase family glycosyl hydrolase — MPARMEFHIARSVRDLTELDESLFSYTGNVVFANVAASRKLAQQLNVARGTERDPKRAINAGALFAMGLIDELQHALIDAYRKEVDPAVLSAALQWFSSQTSPEKLDALLLAFTEQFPNVAVYRKQLTANEWLAAAEDGLPNREAALEELMLLWLANSNPAFTPFRELFEDTELQTAAPAYKTVTEALPSYFETRPKVSPEIGTLLDALMAPITASPDSLTGQLEYIRTHWTVQLGGRLKSTLLAIDTLREEEIAIWRMFNPAGPDRHRHGAFGTAKEGFVGDEYMGFGDYEDEEITLPDGRRVRRRRYATDYQAPLNEYEAFSADQAWMPNVVLLAKSTYVWLEQLSQKYGRHIYRLDHVPEEELQLMARRGITGLWLIGLWERSVASKTIKHLRGHIDAVASAYSLKDYQIAEDLGGNEAYTQLRDRAARYGLRLASDMVPNHMGIDSPWVIEHPDWFLYRWESPYPVYSFNGPDLSNDSRVEIKLEDHYYDQTDAAVVFRLRHHADGATRYMYHGNDGTTFAWNDTAQLDYSKAEVREHVMQVILHVARMFPIIRFDAAMVLAKRHVQRLWFPLPGAGGSIPSRAENAISDEEFNALMPNEFWREVVDRVAVEVPGTLLLAEAFWLLEGYFVRTLGMHRVYNSAFMVMLRDEDNAKYRSYLKKTLEFDPDILKRYVNFMSNPDEKTAIAQFGTGDKYFGVSTLLATLPGLPMFGHGQIEGFTEQYGMEFKAAKMKEWPNEGLISRFEHEIAPLLRNRKIFAESANFVLYDFWKGDGSVDENVFAYSNNYYGERSLILYNNTYPSTRGTIHTSVGFMDKGSGEMRQRAIADGLALPYDGDLFVAYRDVTSNLEYLRRATDIHHNGLTFDLRGFQYIVLLNFRELRATAEKPWDQLHDMLHGAGVYSLDEAITRLRLRPVHDALRLTIQEANLPLAPEEASNTGKAQTLDSTLARNATDFLNSAKEFLAESNIHLTVPSGVRASRGAGAAGSLASLAAQGTQGLAKQLDGVAKATSAAASEHHEAGLLHVLEGVAHEARAVAHGVAAALDHLLHHDSAAEKREPQAQPGAAGDITASAVTAVAPAGHEGDGEAALQAVAEKAAAPEPTLDAVFESNLQRNIALLLERHYREGQPTTVPGVPALLAPRRDAVLLASALVRALPVDEQTPRIHADLFDRLQLRHALAETFTALGFEGDAAWRAAAVVRIATAHNIGSLNTESFWADGDVRWVLNVNESEGTEYFNRELFAALLPWLELEPETTPLTADEKSLDERLLDRAEKAGYQLRKFLHEPGFAERSHGLVGVEELAAK; from the coding sequence TTGCCTGCACGTATGGAATTCCACATTGCCCGCTCGGTTCGCGACCTGACGGAACTCGACGAGTCGTTGTTTAGCTATACCGGCAACGTGGTTTTTGCCAATGTTGCCGCGAGCCGCAAGCTGGCGCAGCAACTGAACGTGGCGCGCGGCACGGAAAGAGATCCCAAGCGCGCGATCAATGCTGGCGCCTTGTTTGCCATGGGCCTGATCGACGAACTGCAGCACGCGCTGATCGACGCCTACCGCAAGGAGGTCGATCCGGCGGTGCTGTCTGCCGCCCTGCAGTGGTTCTCGAGTCAAACTTCGCCGGAAAAGCTGGATGCGCTGTTGCTGGCGTTTACCGAGCAGTTCCCCAACGTGGCGGTGTACCGCAAACAGCTCACAGCAAACGAGTGGCTTGCGGCTGCTGAAGACGGTCTGCCGAACCGCGAGGCTGCGCTGGAAGAACTAATGCTGCTGTGGCTGGCCAACAGTAACCCGGCGTTCACACCCTTTCGCGAGCTGTTTGAAGACACGGAGTTGCAGACGGCGGCACCCGCCTATAAGACGGTGACCGAGGCGCTGCCGAGCTATTTCGAGACGCGGCCCAAGGTGTCGCCGGAGATCGGCACGCTGCTGGACGCACTGATGGCGCCGATCACGGCGTCCCCGGATTCTCTGACGGGTCAGTTGGAATACATCCGCACGCACTGGACGGTGCAGTTGGGCGGCCGACTGAAGAGCACTCTCCTGGCCATCGACACGCTGCGCGAGGAAGAGATCGCGATCTGGCGCATGTTCAACCCGGCCGGTCCGGACCGGCATCGCCACGGAGCCTTCGGCACCGCCAAGGAAGGCTTCGTCGGCGACGAGTACATGGGCTTCGGCGACTACGAAGACGAAGAGATCACGCTGCCGGACGGCCGTCGTGTCCGCCGTCGGCGTTACGCTACGGATTATCAGGCACCGCTGAACGAGTACGAGGCCTTCTCCGCCGACCAGGCCTGGATGCCCAACGTGGTGCTGCTGGCCAAGAGCACCTATGTGTGGCTCGAGCAGTTGTCACAGAAGTACGGCCGTCACATCTACCGCCTGGATCACGTGCCCGAAGAAGAGCTTCAGCTCATGGCGCGTCGCGGCATCACTGGTCTGTGGCTCATCGGTCTGTGGGAGCGCTCCGTCGCGAGCAAGACCATCAAGCACCTGCGCGGGCACATCGATGCGGTGGCGTCGGCTTACTCGCTGAAGGATTATCAGATTGCCGAAGATCTGGGAGGCAACGAAGCCTATACGCAGTTGCGCGATCGCGCGGCGCGGTACGGCCTGCGGCTGGCCAGCGACATGGTGCCAAACCACATGGGCATCGATTCGCCTTGGGTCATTGAGCATCCTGACTGGTTCCTGTACCGCTGGGAATCGCCATATCCGGTGTACAGCTTCAACGGCCCGGACCTGTCGAACGACTCGCGCGTCGAAATCAAGCTGGAAGATCACTATTACGACCAGACCGATGCGGCCGTCGTGTTCCGCCTGCGCCACCATGCCGACGGCGCAACGCGCTACATGTATCACGGCAACGACGGCACGACCTTTGCCTGGAACGACACGGCGCAGTTGGATTACAGCAAGGCCGAGGTGCGCGAACACGTGATGCAGGTGATCCTGCATGTGGCGCGCATGTTCCCGATCATCCGCTTTGACGCGGCGATGGTGTTGGCGAAACGCCATGTGCAGCGTCTGTGGTTCCCCCTGCCCGGCGCTGGCGGCTCCATCCCGTCGCGCGCGGAAAACGCCATCAGCGACGAGGAGTTCAACGCGCTGATGCCGAACGAGTTCTGGCGCGAGGTGGTCGATCGCGTTGCCGTGGAAGTACCCGGAACGCTGCTGCTCGCCGAGGCGTTCTGGCTGCTCGAAGGCTACTTTGTCCGCACGCTCGGCATGCACCGCGTGTACAACTCGGCGTTCATGGTCATGCTGCGTGACGAGGACAACGCGAAATATCGCAGCTACCTGAAGAAGACCCTTGAGTTCGACCCGGACATCCTGAAGCGGTATGTGAACTTCATGTCGAACCCCGACGAGAAGACTGCGATCGCGCAATTCGGTACCGGAGACAAGTACTTCGGCGTAAGCACGCTGCTGGCCACGCTGCCCGGCCTGCCCATGTTCGGGCACGGCCAGATTGAGGGCTTCACCGAGCAGTACGGCATGGAGTTCAAGGCCGCGAAGATGAAGGAGTGGCCGAACGAGGGCCTTATCTCCCGCTTCGAGCACGAGATCGCGCCGCTGCTGCGCAATCGCAAAATTTTTGCCGAGTCCGCGAACTTCGTCCTGTACGACTTCTGGAAGGGCGACGGCTCGGTCGACGAGAACGTCTTCGCCTACTCGAACAACTACTACGGCGAGCGCTCGCTCATCCTGTACAACAACACCTATCCGAGCACGCGCGGCACCATTCACACGTCCGTAGGCTTCATGGACAAAGGCTCGGGCGAGATGCGTCAGCGCGCCATTGCCGATGGCCTGGCTCTGCCGTACGACGGCGATCTGTTTGTGGCGTACCGCGATGTGACGAGCAACCTGGAGTACCTGCGCCGCGCCACCGACATTCACCACAACGGTCTCACCTTTGACCTGCGCGGCTTCCAGTACATCGTGCTTCTGAACTTCCGCGAACTGCGCGCCACAGCGGAGAAGCCGTGGGACCAGTTGCACGACATGCTGCACGGCGCCGGTGTGTACTCACTCGACGAGGCGATCACGAGACTTCGGTTGCGGCCCGTGCATGATGCTCTGCGGCTGACGATCCAGGAGGCCAACCTGCCGCTGGCCCCGGAAGAAGCCAGCAACACGGGCAAGGCTCAAACGCTGGACAGCACTCTGGCACGGAATGCCACTGACTTCCTGAACTCGGCGAAGGAGTTCCTGGCAGAGTCCAACATTCACTTGACGGTGCCTTCTGGCGTGCGTGCGTCAAGAGGTGCAGGCGCTGCGGGAAGCCTGGCTTCGCTCGCAGCACAGGGCACGCAGGGCCTTGCGAAGCAGTTGGATGGTGTGGCCAAGGCGACTTCTGCGGCGGCTTCAGAGCACCATGAGGCAGGTTTGCTGCATGTGCTGGAAGGTGTGGCGCACGAGGCGCGCGCGGTCGCACACGGCGTAGCCGCTGCCCTCGATCACCTTTTGCATCATGACTCCGCAGCGGAGAAGCGGGAACCGCAGGCGCAGCCAGGGGCTGCTGGTGACATCACCGCGAGTGCCGTGACCGCAGTCGCACCGGCCGGCCACGAGGGTGACGGCGAGGCGGCTCTGCAGGCTGTAGCGGAGAAGGCCGCCGCGCCGGAGCCGACACTGGACGCGGTATTCGAGAGCAACCTGCAACGCAACATTGCGCTGTTGCTGGAGCGGCACTACCGCGAGGGCCAGCCGACCACGGTTCCGGGAGTCCCAGCGCTTCTGGCGCCGCGGCGCGATGCGGTGTTGCTGGCTTCGGCCCTGGTGCGAGCCCTTCCGGTGGACGAGCAGACACCGCGCATCCATGCGGACCTGTTTGACCGGCTGCAGTTGCGGCATGCACTTGCGGAGACGTTCACTGCGCTCGGCTTTGAGGGCGATGCGGCGTGGCGTGCGGCCGCGGTGGTGCGCATCGCCACGGCCCACAACATCGGCTCGCTGAACACCGAATCCTTCTGGGCGGACGGCGACGTGCGTTGGGTGCTCAATGTGAACGAGTCCGAGGGCACCGAGTACTTCAACCGCGAACTGTTTGCGGCATTACTGCCTTGGCTGGAGTTGGAGCCGGAGACGACGCCACTGACCGCTGATGAGAAGTCGCTCGACGAACGTCTGCTGGATCGCGCGGAGAAGGCCGGCTACCAGCTTCGCAAGTTCCTGCATGAACCCGGCTTTGCCGAGCGTTCGCACGGCCTGGTGGGCGTGGAGGAACTGGCGGCAAAGTAG